The sequence TCTATGCCCGCCAGGCGGTAGAGCCGGGTTCTCCGGCCCTGGCGGCGATCGCGGCCCGCTATGGCAGCGCGATGGTGCAAGGCGACGGCACCCTTGACCGCCAAGAACTGGGGGAACTTGTCTTTAACCAGCCCGCCGAAAGGCGCTGGCTAGAGCAGCAGATTCACCCCGTGGTGCGCGAGTCTTTTCGGCAGGCTATGGCTGAGCTGGCCGAGGCGGCGATCGTCGTGCAGGTGATTCCCTTGCTGTTTGAGGCCAACCTGACCGACCAGGTGAGCGAAATTTGGGTGATTACCTGCCCCCTAGAGCACCAGCGTCAGCGGCTGATGGCGCGCAATGGCCTGAGCCTAGAGCAGGCCAACGCCCGCATTCAGAGCCAGATGCCTCTGGCCGAAAAGGTGCAGCGGGCCGACGTGGCGATCGAGAATTCTGCCGATGTTGCTACCCTATTTCGCCAGGTCGATCAGGCGTTGCAGCAGCCCCTCTAGAGCCAGCGAATCTAGAGCACAGTCGGGTTTGGTGTAGGCGGTGTAGGGGCTGCCCTGGGTTGGCCCCTGGTGGTGAAGCCACAGGGCGCAGAGGGTGGTGCGGGCAGGGGCATCGGGCCACAACCCTCGGTGATTGGACAGATCGAGCACGGTGGTCAGATTGGTGTGTCGTTGCAGCCAGTGGCGCAGGGGGGCGCTGTTGGCTTGGGCCCAGAAGGGGTCGAGCACCACTGCACAGCGACCGCCGGGCCGCAACAACTGAAGGCTGCGCTCAAGCATGAGGCGCGACCAGTAGAGGCGGCTCTGGCTTACCCCCTCCGCCCCCTGGCTGCTATGAGGGTAAGACTCACAGCGGCGGGCGTACTGACTGAGCCAGGCAAACTGACCCCGATACTCGGCCCAGGCCTGGGCGAGATCGGGGTCGATGGTGAGCACCGATTGGCGGTTGTGCAAAAAGGTGGAAGGGGCAACGTTTTTTTGCTCAAACAGGGCGGCGTATTGCTCGACAAACCCGGCCTGGGTCGCCTCTACCACCCCGCGTGGCAGGTGGCTGAGCACAATATCAAAACCGCCGCGATCGCACAGCAGCTGGTGAAAGTAAAACCCCCAGTGGAAGGGGTGGGCGGCATCGACATCGGCGGGGCTAAGGGGTCGGGTGGGGCGATCGCCGGTTGGGTCGGGCACTCGCAGGCCGAGCTGCTGGCTACCCTCACTCCACAGCAGGTGGGTGAGCTTGCTCTGGGCAACGGCATTGAGCTCGTCGAGGCGATCGCGCAAAAAGTCGGCTTGGGCATAGGTGGGCACGCTGCCCACCTCGGCTAGCAGCTGGGTTTGGCTGCGGTAGTGCTCTAGCCGCACCAGCCGCTCGGCCAGCACCGATTGATAGCTGTCGGCCAGCAACGGCTGAAGCAGATTGCCCTGGAGCGAGGCCTCTGGCTCGGCGGCTTTGGCCTTAGCGCCCCGCTTGGGCGGCACCTGGTCAAAGCGTTCGTCATCGACCCGTACCAGGCCCACCAGGGCATTGCCCTGAACCACCGTCAGGGTGAGGTCGGGCAGGGTAGCCAGATCGACCGACCGACTAATGTGCTGCACCCCCGCCAGCCACAGCCACAGCCGAGCTAGCTCCACCGCCGGGGGCCAGAGGTCAAGGCCGTAGAGGGCATGGGTGGCAAAGTGTTGATAAAGACCCAGCGTAGACCCATTGGGGGCTGGCCTGGCCCAGGCCGGAATAGGGCTGCTAGCGTCGCGGGTGGCGATCGCCCGCAACCGCAAGGCTAACTCCATCAGCTGATGCAGCGCCGCCACCAAAAAGCGCCCCGATCCACAGGCGGGATCGAGCAGGGTGAGTTGCCCCAGCTCGGTTAACAGCGCTCCGGCCTCGGCGGGGGAGAGGGCTTGCAGCAGCCGATCGGTAGACCGAGGACGATGCCCCGTGAGCGTCTCGGCCCGGTCGAGCAAGGTGGCGTGGAGGGTGCGATCGCAGAGTGCCTCCAGCAGGGGGGCTGGCGTGGCCACCGCGACCCCATCGTGGGCATTGACCATCTGCTCCAGCAGCACCCCCAGGCCCGCATCTAGCCCCCCTGGCGATGCCGCCAGGTCAGCCAGCCAGTTAAGCGCCGGTTCGAAGGCGGCATCGGGTAACGGCACATGGCCCCAACGCTGGTCTAGGGCCGTGAACCGAAACGGCCCTGTAGGTACAAAGGGCAGCGGCCCAAATCGCTGGTTTAGCGCCGGAGGGCGCTCTTCGTAGGGCAGGGTAAAGCCTTGCTGACACAGAGGTTGCAGCACCTGGGCAAAAAAACCGTCTAGCTCGCGCTGCTGGCTTTGACCAAACTGGTTGTGCAGATACCACTCATCGCCTCCCAGGTAGCCCCGCTGTTGTAGCGCTACCACGGCAATCAGACGGGTAAGCAGCACCATCGCATAGTGCTGCCGCTGGCCACCGGGCAACGGCTCCAGCGCATCAATCAGCTTTTGCCAGCTCTGGTGCAAGCCTGCCACTAAGGCTGGGGTAGGAGTCTGTGCCGTCAGGCCCATAGCACCTAGGCCGGGGGTGACTGCTTGGCCGCTGTGGCGTAGTCGCGAAAGCGGTTGAGGTCATCTTGCAGGGTGGCTTCGACTAAGCGGCCCAGAAACAGCCCATCCATCCATTTGATGACGGCAGGTACCGAATAGGACACAGTGAGCTTAACGGTAGACTGGCCGTCTTTGCCGTAAAAGCGAATTGCGCCTCGGTTGGGCAGACCATCGATCGCTTCCCATTGAATAATTTGGTGGGTGACCAGATTGGTGATCTTAGAGCGCCAGGTAAACTCTAGCCCCCGCGAGGCCAGCTTCCATTCTGAAATTTCAGGGTCAGCGTCAGAAATTTTCACCGAGTCGATCCACTTCATCCAGCGGGGCATTTGCTCCAGGTCAGACCAGAGATCCCAGGAGGTTTCCACCGGCACATCGACATCGACTAAAACACTGTGATCGAGCCATTCACCCATACTTTACCCCTGCCGTTAATAACGCTGTGCCGATGGCCAATTCGCAACCCAGACCGCCTCAATTGGGCATAGGTTCAAGCCGCGCCACCGCCCCTATTCAGCACCCACTCTATACTACTTGCATTTCCCAGGCCACAGATGGCGCGGCCCGAGGCCGAAAAATCCACCCATCCCCGTCACCCGGTCACCCCCTCTTCCGCGCCACCAGCGTCCGATGCCGAGGGTCACTCGGTACTATTACCAGTGACTCAAATCCGGCAGCCTGCAGCGCCGCCTCCAGATCAAAGGTGTAGTAGTCGTCGCTCCAGGGTTCGGTACTTTTCATCAGCGTAAACAGCACTGGCGGCAGCGCTTGAATCACGGGCGACTGGGGGTTGTTATCGACGATCGCCAGGGCACCGCCGGGCCTTAGCACACGTAGGGCTTCGGCAAAAATCGCTTGGGTAGCGGCACGGGGTAGTTCGTGGGTGACAAACTGCATGGTCACCACATCAAAGGAGGCATCGGCAAAGCCGGTAGACTCTGCTGCCCCATGCACCCACTGGGCGATCTCACCGTTGGGGTCTTGGGCCTGGGCCACGGCCAGCATGTAGGGTGACAGGTCTAGGCCCACGGTGCGCACCGGCTGCTCTGGATCAGTAGTTTGGGCGTAGTGGCGGTGGACGCTGAGGGTGGAAATGCCCACCGAACAGCCGATATCGAGAATGTCAGTCACCTGGGCGGGGCCGTGCTGGTCGAGCACCGCCAGAAAGCTCTGTCGTAGGCGGTCTTGGGCGGCCTGCCAGGACATGTCTTCCTGGGGCCAAATGCGCAGGGCCATGGCGTAGGTAGCGGGGGCCGCCTCAAAGGCGGCCTGCCAACACAAATTGCCCTCGCTGTAGGCGTGAAAAGGCACCTGGTAATAGTCGGGATAGACCACCGCTGGGTTAGTCAGCGCCTCTAGCCGCTGACGCATCTCGGGCGTATCTAAATCGATGCAGGTCTGCCGCCAGGGAACACCGTTTTTTTCGGCGGTTTTGATCATCACCTGGCGGGCCTGGCGCTTCATCAGTGCATAGAGGGCCGGGGTTTGAATGGCACGGTTGACGAGTTTGGAGAGCAGATCGTCGCCCGCCCAGTCAGGCTTGAGTTTGGTCGTGGTCATAGTTGCGGAGGTGCGGTGTCGTTGCCTACTGTAACGGATTGGTGGTGTGCCGTGGTAGAGGCCCGCCCCGCTGCTGCCCCAGGGATGACTACCGTTGCCCCAGGGGCGAGCGATCATAGTGGTGGAGCAAGTCGGCAGGGTGGTCGTAGATGGCGATCGCCCCAGTTAATTCCTCATCGCTGAAGCCGCCGCAGCGCACCGCGATCACCTCTACTCCGGCTTGGGTGGCGGCTTCGATATCGTAGGGGGTGTCGGCGATCATCACCATGCGATCGGGGGCCATTTGCGCCTTTTTTACGGCAGCTTCGACAATGTCGGGGGCAGGTTTAGAATTGTCGGCATCGCTGGAGGTAGTAGCTTCGTGCAGCAGATCGTCCACCTCAGCGATTTTGAGCATGACCTCTAATTCTTCAGGGCTGGCGGAGGTCGCAATCACGACATGCAGGCCCGCTTCCAGCATTTTCTGCACCAATGCCCGCGCGCCTTTGGCCGATTTGATCTGATGCACATACTCATTCAGCACCAAGTCTTTGCGATCGCTGGCAATCGTCTTACCGGGTTCTTCTGCCTCACTGAGTTCGGGAATCAGCTTTGGCATCAGTTGGTCGCCACCCATCCCCATCATCGGTCGCACCTGGTCAAAATCTACCTCATAGCCGTGGTTGGCAAAAGACTCAACCCAGGACTCGGCGTGGGCATCGTTGCTCAAAACCAGGGTGCCGTCAATGTCTAAAATAATGCCGTCGAGAGCCATGATGGTGCCTGCCACGCTGAAGGTCTCCCCATCTTGGCAGCAACGCTGCAAGTCGGCATCTGCCGATAGGCGCGTGTGCGGTGTCAAGCCCCAGCTTCTTTGGGCTATCTGAGCCTGCAAGCCGCTAGCGCAGAGCCGATTCGAGCTGGTGCTGCTCCCACAAATTGCGGTAGAGGCCAGGCTGCTGCACCAGGTCATCGTGGCGGCCCTGCTGCACAATGCGGCCTTTATCCATTACAAAGATGCGATCGGCGGTGGCGGCAGCCGACATTTGGTGGGAGATAAACAGCACGGTTTTTTGCTGGGTGCCCTCCGAGAGGGCATTGAGAATGGCGGTGGCGGTGCGGTTGTCGACGCTGGAGAGGGCGTCGTCGAGCACGAGAATGGGAGCGTCAATCACCAGGGCGCGGGCCAGGGCGGTGCGCTGCCGCTGCCCACCCGAGAGGGTAATGCCCCGCTCACCCACAATGGTGTCGTAGTGCTGGGGAAAGTTAGCAATTTCCTCATCCATTTGGGCCTGTTTGGCGGCGTGCTGCACCTCCATAAACTCCATCGTCGGCTCGCCGTAGCGGATGTTGTTGTTGATGCTGGTGCTGAAGAGAAAGCTGTCTTGGGGCACGTAGGCGATCGCCCGTCTGAGATCGGCCAGGGGTAGCTCGGTGATGTCGTAGCCATCGAGAAACAGCTGGCCGGGGCCAACATCGAGCAGGCGGGGCAGGGCGTTGGCCAGCGTCGATTTGCCCGAACCAATCGGGCCGACGATCGCAATCTGTTCGCCCGGCATAATCTTAAAGCTCACCTGATCTAGCGCTGGCACCTTGCTGTCGGGGTAAGCGTAGTTGAGTTGGCGGGCCTCTAGGTTACCCCTCACCTCCTCCAGCGGCAGAGAAACAGCGGTGGTAGCGGTCTTGACCATGGGTTGGGCATCGAGAATTTCTTCGACCCGATTGATGCTCACCTCCCCCCGCTGGTAGGCGGTGATCGTAAAGCCCAGCAGCGCCGTGGGAAACACCAGCCGCTCAACGTAGAGCAGCAGCGCGACAAAATCGCCCACCGTCAGCAGGCCCTCGGCGATCGCCCCGGCCCCAGCGGCCAAAATCACCAGCAGGCTAATGCTGGCCAACCCCCCCAGCAGCGGAAACAGCGTGTTGCGGGTGCGGGCCAGGCTGAGGTTGGCCTCGAGCAGATTGGTATTGAGGCGGTTAAAGGCGCGGCGCTCGTTGGCCTCCTGGGCGTAGATTTTGATCAGCGCAATGCCGCTCATGTCTTCTTGAATCAGGTCGCTGAGGTCAGAAATGCGCTCTTGCACATTGAGCTGCTGGTTGCGCAGCCGGTGGCTAAAGCTCTGCACCAGTACCAGCATCAGCGGGTAGACAATCAGCGAAATCAGCGTCAGCCGCACATTGATCGAGAGCATGACCGGCACCGTCAGCGCGTAGGCAAACAGGGTATTGGCCAAGCTGAGAATGGCAAACCCCAGCAGCCGACGAATGTTGTCGACATCGCTGGTGGCGCGGCTGATCAATTCTCCGGCAGTGTTGCGGCCAAAGTAGGCGGGCTCCATGCGCAGCAGGTGCTGAAAAATGCGCTGCTTGAGGTCAAACTCGACCTGGCGACCTACCCCAAACAGCGTGATCCGCGACACCATGCGAATCACCCACATGACTGAGGCCAAGACCAGCACGATCAGCGCGTAGTACATCACCCGGTTGAAGCTAAAGGTGACCTGCAACTCGTCAATGCCGTTGCGAATCAGCAGCGGTATGCCCACACCGAGCAGGTTGACAATCAAAAGGGCAACAACCCCCAGGGCAACGTTTCGCCGGTGGGGGTTGAGGTAGGTGCCGAGTTTTTTTAGCTGCGATCGCGCCATAACATTTGTCTTGATTGCCCCCTTATCCTAGACGAATTTGGGGGGCGTACAGGGTGGCCCGTGGCCCACCCCAACCAGACTAGCGCTAGAGCGTTTCAACGACCTGATCCCACTGCATGGTGAAGGGAGGCAGCCAGCCTCGCAGATAGTAATAGATCGAGCTGAGCAGTTCGCTCCAGTAGCGGCTGGTCAGCACCAGGGCGTTGACGTTAGGCACCAGGTCGGCCAGACGGGCCAGGGTATCGCGGCTTTCGAGGGCCGGAGTGCTATACAACTCGGTAGGGGCTGCGACCACCTGAATGCCTTCATTTTCAAAGGCTAGGGCAGCGCGGCGCATGGTCAAGGCGGGGGCCATCAGCACGACGCGGTTGGCATCGCGGTTGGCTCGGCTGCGGTCAAAGGGGCCGCTACGAGCAGGCGGGGTGTACAGTTGCTGCTCGGTCAAAAAGTTGCGTTGATCTACCGTCGTCGCTCGAATATCAGTGCCGGTGGCCTCCACCCGAATGCTTTCGGAGGGCACCCCTCGGCTGACCAACTGCTGGCGAATGGCCTGCCGGAGGGGTTCTCGCTCTTCGGCTGTGCCAAACCTTGGCCCGGCGGTGACCGTCACGTAGGGCCGCGCCAAACTGATGCGGCTATAGACATTGGCGGCGCTGTTGAGTCGGGCCACTAGCACCGGGTCGAGGGGGTTATCGGTATCAATGCGGCTGTTGATGGCGTTGGTCAGGCGGTAGGCATCGGCGTTTTCGCCCACCACCACAATCGACACCGCTCGATCGACGGGCACTTCGTCAATGGCCGGGCAAATGTCGCTGCACAGACGCCGCTGGCTGAGGTAGGCCAGCTGCACCGCATTCTCAGACTGGTTGACTAAGGCCCGCGCCACCAGGGGCATGCTGCTAAAGATCAAAATCAGCAGCGCCACCAGCACCATTCGCCCATTCGCCTTGGGAACGCCGTTGCCCAGGGCCAGGGCCAGCAGGGTGATCACCCCGCCCAGGGGGGTGAGTGGAAAGGCTAAAAACTGCCAAAATACCCCAATCGTATTGTCTTCAGGGAATAAAAACGCGGCAGCAATCAGCGCCAAAATGATGGCCCCGCCAAACCAGGTCAGAAAGACGGCTGGAATAAACTTTCTCAGGATCCACCACAGAAAGTAGCCAATGCCGAGCCACAGCAACAGACGGGTAAGCAGATTGAGAATATCCATGGGCAGTCTGCAACGGAAAATGAGGCACTGATGAAATAGACAGGGAGCGCGGACTCAGCCCCATGGACGTTGCCAATGGGGGCTCCGACCCGACGCCGTAGGAACTCCCTGCAAAGCATACTTCAGTAACGAAAACTCGG is a genomic window of Nodosilinea sp. E11 containing:
- a CDS encoding DNA methyltransferase is translated as MGLTAQTPTPALVAGLHQSWQKLIDALEPLPGGQRQHYAMVLLTRLIAVVALQQRGYLGGDEWYLHNQFGQSQQRELDGFFAQVLQPLCQQGFTLPYEERPPALNQRFGPLPFVPTGPFRFTALDQRWGHVPLPDAAFEPALNWLADLAASPGGLDAGLGVLLEQMVNAHDGVAVATPAPLLEALCDRTLHATLLDRAETLTGHRPRSTDRLLQALSPAEAGALLTELGQLTLLDPACGSGRFLVAALHQLMELALRLRAIATRDASSPIPAWARPAPNGSTLGLYQHFATHALYGLDLWPPAVELARLWLWLAGVQHISRSVDLATLPDLTLTVVQGNALVGLVRVDDERFDQVPPKRGAKAKAAEPEASLQGNLLQPLLADSYQSVLAERLVRLEHYRSQTQLLAEVGSVPTYAQADFLRDRLDELNAVAQSKLTHLLWSEGSQQLGLRVPDPTGDRPTRPLSPADVDAAHPFHWGFYFHQLLCDRGGFDIVLSHLPRGVVEATQAGFVEQYAALFEQKNVAPSTFLHNRQSVLTIDPDLAQAWAEYRGQFAWLSQYARRCESYPHSSQGAEGVSQSRLYWSRLMLERSLQLLRPGGRCAVVLDPFWAQANSAPLRHWLQRHTNLTTVLDLSNHRGLWPDAPARTTLCALWLHHQGPTQGSPYTAYTKPDCALDSLALEGLLQRLIDLAK
- a CDS encoding ABC transporter ATP-binding protein, whose translation is MARSQLKKLGTYLNPHRRNVALGVVALLIVNLLGVGIPLLIRNGIDELQVTFSFNRVMYYALIVLVLASVMWVIRMVSRITLFGVGRQVEFDLKQRIFQHLLRMEPAYFGRNTAGELISRATSDVDNIRRLLGFAILSLANTLFAYALTVPVMLSINVRLTLISLIVYPLMLVLVQSFSHRLRNQQLNVQERISDLSDLIQEDMSGIALIKIYAQEANERRAFNRLNTNLLEANLSLARTRNTLFPLLGGLASISLLVILAAGAGAIAEGLLTVGDFVALLLYVERLVFPTALLGFTITAYQRGEVSINRVEEILDAQPMVKTATTAVSLPLEEVRGNLEARQLNYAYPDSKVPALDQVSFKIMPGEQIAIVGPIGSGKSTLANALPRLLDVGPGQLFLDGYDITELPLADLRRAIAYVPQDSFLFSTSINNNIRYGEPTMEFMEVQHAAKQAQMDEEIANFPQHYDTIVGERGITLSGGQRQRTALARALVIDAPILVLDDALSSVDNRTATAILNALSEGTQQKTVLFISHQMSAAATADRIFVMDKGRIVQQGRHDDLVQQPGLYRNLWEQHQLESALR
- a CDS encoding class I SAM-dependent methyltransferase; the protein is MTTTKLKPDWAGDDLLSKLVNRAIQTPALYALMKRQARQVMIKTAEKNGVPWRQTCIDLDTPEMRQRLEALTNPAVVYPDYYQVPFHAYSEGNLCWQAAFEAAPATYAMALRIWPQEDMSWQAAQDRLRQSFLAVLDQHGPAQVTDILDIGCSVGISTLSVHRHYAQTTDPEQPVRTVGLDLSPYMLAVAQAQDPNGEIAQWVHGAAESTGFADASFDVVTMQFVTHELPRAATQAIFAEALRVLRPGGALAIVDNNPQSPVIQALPPVLFTLMKSTEPWSDDYYTFDLEAALQAAGFESLVIVPSDPRHRTLVARKRG
- a CDS encoding HAD family hydrolase; amino-acid sequence: MALDGIILDIDGTLVLSNDAHAESWVESFANHGYEVDFDQVRPMMGMGGDQLMPKLIPELSEAEEPGKTIASDRKDLVLNEYVHQIKSAKGARALVQKMLEAGLHVVIATSASPEELEVMLKIAEVDDLLHEATTSSDADNSKPAPDIVEAAVKKAQMAPDRMVMIADTPYDIEAATQAGVEVIAVRCGGFSDEELTGAIAIYDHPADLLHHYDRSPLGQR
- a CDS encoding YdcF family protein, which codes for MDILNLLTRLLLWLGIGYFLWWILRKFIPAVFLTWFGGAIILALIAAAFLFPEDNTIGVFWQFLAFPLTPLGGVITLLALALGNGVPKANGRMVLVALLILIFSSMPLVARALVNQSENAVQLAYLSQRRLCSDICPAIDEVPVDRAVSIVVVGENADAYRLTNAINSRIDTDNPLDPVLVARLNSAANVYSRISLARPYVTVTAGPRFGTAEEREPLRQAIRQQLVSRGVPSESIRVEATGTDIRATTVDQRNFLTEQQLYTPPARSGPFDRSRANRDANRVVLMAPALTMRRAALAFENEGIQVVAAPTELYSTPALESRDTLARLADLVPNVNALVLTSRYWSELLSSIYYYLRGWLPPFTMQWDQVVETL
- the coaE gene encoding dephospho-CoA kinase (Dephospho-CoA kinase (CoaE) performs the final step in coenzyme A biosynthesis.) produces the protein MGQRIIGLTGGIATGKSTVANYLAQAHQIPVLDADIYARQAVEPGSPALAAIAARYGSAMVQGDGTLDRQELGELVFNQPAERRWLEQQIHPVVRESFRQAMAELAEAAIVVQVIPLLFEANLTDQVSEIWVITCPLEHQRQRLMARNGLSLEQANARIQSQMPLAEKVQRADVAIENSADVATLFRQVDQALQQPL
- a CDS encoding SRPBCC family protein, whose product is MGEWLDHSVLVDVDVPVETSWDLWSDLEQMPRWMKWIDSVKISDADPEISEWKLASRGLEFTWRSKITNLVTHQIIQWEAIDGLPNRGAIRFYGKDGQSTVKLTVSYSVPAVIKWMDGLFLGRLVEATLQDDLNRFRDYATAAKQSPPA